The DNA sequence GTCAATTTAAGCTTGACGATGCCTTTGGGGCCTCAGGAGAAGAATGAAACTTTTTCACAAATAGACCTGATTGGCCGATATTACACGAAAGCGATCGGTTTTGAGGGGCGTGCGCAATACTTCCAGGGGCATTATGCTGATGTACGCCCGATTCAGGGGGCGCCTATCAATCTTGACAATGCACCGAAGCTGAATACCATGCTGGTGTCGGTTAATGCGACCTATGTGTTTAATCAGAAGACGTACAGTTATATGGCCAACAGCGCGCAAACGCAATGGCAGAAGAAAAGTGCGGGTTCCTGGTTGCTTGGAGGCTTCAGTACTTTTCAGCATTATTGGAACCATAAGGATAACACCCTGCTGGACAAACGAAAGCTCAACCTCGATCAGTCCCAGTATTTCACTCTTGGACTGACAGGAGGATATGGCTATACCTGGGTATATAAATCGCACTGGTTTGCTGGCTTCTCTGCAATGGCGGGCGTGGGTGGCAACTACATCAATTTACAAACCCTGGCGAAAAACCAGAACGATGAAGTGATGTACAAACCCAGTATTATGACCGTCAGCAGACTGTTTGTCGGTTATAATAATGCCGATTTCTTTGTGGTCATCAATGCTACCACCGAGGCTAATTATATCTTCATCAACAGCTACAGCTCCAATATGATTCAGGGTTATGTGAGGCTGTCGGTAGGAAAAAGGTTTGCCTGGAAAGCCAAAAACAAGGTGTTGCATGAAATCGGCCTGGATTAACATCAAGCCGTTCCGAAAATATCCATCAGTCGGTAAAACAAACGGTTCTGGGCATTCTGCTGAGAACCGAATACCGACAATAATGCCGTACCTTGCTCATCGAGAAGAACCCAGTGGGGCGTTCCTTCACACTGAAAGGCGTCGTACAAACGGTGCGACTCATCTATATATATAGGAAAGGGACAAACGCCTGAAGAAAATACCTGCGGAATATTTTCAGCACTCCCCTTCCGTTCACCAAAATCGCTGTGGATGCCCAGCATCTGAAGCTGAGGATACTGCCTGGCAATTTCATAGGCCAACGGCAAAGCCCTTCCTGTGCAGCCTAAACAATCATTATTATAAAACAACAGCAATGTCAATGGCCGTTCGGCCAGCAGCTGCCTGAGCGATACCCATTGCCCGCTGAATTCCCGTACTTTCCCTTTTTCAGTCATAAGCGAAGATATAAAAAAAGCGCCACCATTAAATGATGACGCTTTGGTTTGTTGAGCAACTCAACAGGTTGATTTTATTTCGTTGATCTTATTTTTTGATCATTTTAGTCTGATGGATATCTCCGCCCACATTCAGGTTGATGATGTACATGCCCGAAGTCAAAGACTGACAATCGAAGTGTACGGCATACTTTCCTGATGACTGGAAGCCATCCACAAGGGTTTTTACTTTTCGGCCACTCAGGTCAAAAACCTCAATCACCACTTCCGAACCACTGTTTACATTATAATGAACCATCGTTGAGTGGGTTGCTGGGTTTGGTGTGTTGTAGAGTTTAACCGAAGCAGCATCATCACTGGATAGTGGCTTAGCAAGTACACTAACCTCCAGTGATAAGGTTGTTGCTCCTCCACGGCTATCGTCAGCGACTAACACAATCTCAACGTCCCCTGCGGCAATAGGGAAAATCATCAGGCTGTCTTGCACCTGAACCCCATGAGCGATAGTTTCATCGGTGGTGGTGATGGCATAGTTTACCTGATCACCATCGAGGTCTTCAAAAAGATCTGCAAAGGCAATTGTTCTGCTTTTTTCAGTAACATAAAGGATCAATTGATCCATATCTGAAGCCTCTGGCGCACGATTCACATCATTTACGGTCAAAGCAACCGTATGCATGCTCTGGAAGCCATATTCGTCTGTGGCGTAAACGACAAACTCATAATTTCCTTCGTGCTCATAATCGGTTGCATAAGTCAAGAAGAAAGCACCATCTCGCACTTCGGTTTCAAGGCCTTCATACGCTTCAGCAAGGGTGTATTCAAAATCATCGCCTTCGGCATCCGTTGCCATCAGTTCAAGGACAAGTGTTTCGCCTTCGTTAATATCAAAAGCAGAACTTTCTCCCAACTCAAACATTGGAGCTTGATTCATTTTCATACTGATCATTACTTCTGGCGCATCATTCACAGGGTCGTTAGAGACCGCAATCACCTTGGCCAAATTCTCTGACATTACTGAGTAGGAAGCATCGAATGCAAGTTCAATATCCTGCGACGCTCCTGAATCAACAGCGCCTGCAGAAGGTGAAAGCGTCAACCAGTTACCGTCAATGGCTTCGTTGGCAATTGCCCTTACCATGAAGGCAGTCGTTTCGAAATCATAGAACTGGCTGATGTCCGTGTAGCTGCCGTCTTCCTCCACATAAAAGAAAGTGTTGGCTACCGACTCCTCCATGGAAACAAATCCCTGAGGATACTCCACACCCAAATCATAATAAACCTTGATGTAGAATCGCTCGTGTGGCATAATCTTAACAGATTCAGACAACTCAAAGGTCATCAATGCGCCCTTGGTTTCATCAGCCGATGTTTCGGTTACAAAAGTTTGCTGAGCAACCAATACCGCCTGTGTAGGATCCATATTACCCACCAATATTTCTACCGTGATTGGACCATTTTCCAAACCATAAGGACGGTACCAAGTCTGAACGCTTGCCAGCTCGAAACCAGCCATAGGGGCAGTAAATCCGGTGAGGGTTGTGAATGCACCTCCACCAAAACCTAACGCACTCGCTGGCTCATCATCAGTTCCATAATACAAGTAATCGAAATAATCCTCAGTACTGCTTACTGCGGCTGCATTCCCTGTCAGGGCAATAGCGTTCATATCTTCAGCCGAATGGGTTACCCGATTGGCCATTGGTTGCATATCCGCAGATTGCGCACGGTTAAAGTCGATCACAAAATCGTAATCAAGGACAGACCCACCATTGGCATTACTTAAAGTGAACACCTGCTGCTCCTGATGGTCCACCGTATTGGCTAAAACTGTAAAAGTATCTGCATTCACTTCCGCTACAGGTGGTTCAACCACCATTGCAGTAATTGGAAGTATCAACTCCTGACCATCCTCGAAGGTAAATACCAGTTCAGCCGATAAATCTGTGTTTACCGTAGTTGGGGACAAAATAGCCACGAAAGAAGAAACCTCACCTGGAATAATTGTCATCGGGAACTCCATCCAGTCTATGGACACAAATTGTGGTCCCCAGAAACCTTCAGACATTTTCCCTACTTGTAGGTCATTGACCTGTTCTCCATTCAATACAATAGAGCTAATTGATGCCCCAGCGGAGCCGTCATTTGTCAGGAAGAATGAACGCTGATATGTCTTCGGCGAAGGCCAGTTATCTACGAGTTCATCATAAATCATAGCTTTTCCAAAACTCAAAGCCTCTTCAGACAATTTCAAGTCAGCAGATCCCTCAACCGTTAATGCTACCTCCAATGGGTATTCTTCCATTAATGGTGTATTGTTCAGCAGGGTCAGGCTGCCTTCATATTCTCCAGCAATCAAATTAGTCGCATCAACAGTCATGTTGATGGTTTTCGACGCTCCTGCAGGAATCGTGATTTTTTTCGCTGGTGTAAAAGAAAGGGCTAAACCATTTTCGATATACTGATAGAAAGCAGCGGCTTCTACCCCATCGGTCCCGGTTTTGTTTTCGATACCAACCGTTGGGTGGTGCAACCAACTCAAAGCAGCTTGATCCGCCTGATATTGATAAATTATAGTACCGTTCTTATTCAGAATTACCTGAGCCGAAGCATAACCTCCAAAGAAAGCCCAAATGTGCTGCATACGGTGGTAAGTAATCACAATTTTATCCTCATATTCCTTCACCCAAATTCCTTTGGTTTCATCGGTATCGTAATAGTTTTCGCCACCGACCATCCAGATTGGCGCCAAGAAATTATTCAAGCCTCCAGAGGTAGGAATATAGTCGTTAAGGGTGAACATGTAATTCTCATCGAAAGAGATCACCCCATTAATACCAATATAAATATCGCTGTACTCATCGCCGTAGAAATTGAAATCAAATGGCAATTCGTAATGAGTAGCAAAATGATCAGGGTTTTCAATCTCAATTTGTGTTCCTCCCCCCTGAATAATATCATCCCAACGGAAAACAGGAGCTTCAGCATCTTCCAATCCTGCCAATACTTTCTTGTTGTCTTTCAGCGCATAGGTAAAATCCGTCCCTGCCAATTCATTAACATCCGTTACCACAGCTTCGGTAGCGTATAACCAAGAGTTACCCATTGGCAAAATATCCAAAGCAGCTTCGCCATTTTCATTACTGATTTCCACAGCCATTGAATGTGAATCTCCTGCGGCTAAGGTCAGGATTTGTTTCTCATAAGTTACTTCAATCGCAGGAGCGGCTACCACCTCTGCGGTTAATGCAAACTCGTGGGTGTTACCGTCCTGGTCTGTCAGGGTCAGGGTTTCTGCAAACTCGCCCAGCTGATCTGTTGCCAGGGTGATCATTTTGCGCACACTTCTGCGGGCAGCAATTTGGTCGTTGGCAAAATCGTGGGTAAACCGGTCGCCAGGAATCTCTGCTGAAGTGATGGCGGTTGCCGCCCCTCCTGCATTGGTAATGTTCAGATGAACATAAGCCTCAGCTCCCTGGTACACCTGACCAAGATCAAAAGCCGTAAGGTTGAATTCAAGTTCAGCCTCACCACCAGACACATTGGTATTCACCTCAAAAGACTGATAAGGCGCCTCAGGGTCATTACTGAATACTGTCACTTTTTGAATGTTAGCACCATCCACCAAGCCATCAGCTTTCACGGTAAAGTCGATCGTTTCTGATCCACCTACAGGAATCAAGCCCGCAAATGCAGAAAGATCACTGACCATATCTACTCCTGGGGAATGCATCACATAGCGTAATTCAGTGGTTTTATCATTAAAGAAATCCCAATCGATCCCACCGTATTTGATCATCACCCCATCCTGCTTATTCTCAGGCTCGAAAGACAATACAGTACTGGTCGCCATTGCTGAGATGTCTTCATAGCGCACTTCAAAATCACCATCAGATTTCAGTACAATTTGGAAAGTCGAAGGCCCCTCCCATGTGCTTCCAACATTCTTGTACTCAACGATAACTTCATGCTCGAACTCCTTCACATAAATGTGGCCACTGTTCTGAACATTAAGTTCCTGCCCCAAGGCATAAATATAACCGTTAGGGGTGTACATTGACCCTAAACCTGGAGGGAACTCATTGTATGGGCTGTTATCATCAAAAGTGATCGCTCCATATCGAGAAACAAAGAATTCATTATATTCGGTTCCATAAAATGGGAAGCCAAAACTCAAATTGATCTTATGGTGATTATTACCCGCTCCTTTGAAATGGTCGGTAATTTCTACTGCATCATCATCCTCTGCCAGCTCAACCCACTCCCAAGGCAGGTCGTCAGCATGCAAATTGCTTTCATAGCTATAGCCAAAACGGTGAACCCCTTCAGGAACATTATCTGCAAATCTTGGAATAACATATTCCAATGGGTACTGCCCTGTATTTTCGATGGTTACCGATGAAGTTGTTTCTTCTCCTACTGCCAAATCAAAAGTTTGGGAGGCTGGAGAAAGACTCAAGGCTGCAGGCTCAGCGCCTACCCCGAACACATTGAACTGATAATGCTCGCCAGCGGTCGTTTCAATGGTAATTACCCCATTGACGTTTCCTGAGGTTTGTGGCTGAAATTTGAGTTTCAGCGGGCGAATAGCACGTGCAGGAACTTTATTGAATTCCCAGCTTTGCTGTGCCCAGACAAATGCATCATTTGAGGAGCTTACATTGCTCACCATAAAATTGCCATAACCATAGTTGGCCACATCAATTTCCATCTCCAGTTCATCCTGTACGAATACCGCACCGAAATTAACAATTGATGGCGTATGGAGCTCTGGTAAATGACCCGTAACGTTCAGGCTTGTTACTACCCGAACCTCTTTTTGGTTGGTGCCATTGGTACGGATGATCGTATTGGAATTATAATCACCATTTACCAACGTGGAAGCATCTGCCTGAACTTCAACAGTAAGCTCTTCGCCCTGCTGAATTTCTCCTTGTGAAGGTACAACAGAAATATATTCACCCAAATACTGACGCTGACTATTGCCAAGAATCACCCAGGCCCAGCCATCTTCTCCTATCGCTTCCTGAATTGGCGACCAGTTGCTACCAAAATCAAAACTCATGAATTGATTTCCAACGGCCTGATCCCAATCTTTTGCTGGCGATACCCCCAAAGGATAAAGGTTACCTGCAGGAACATGTACAGCCACAAAGAAGGACTCTCCTTGACTGAAATAAAAGTGCTCATCCAATGTCAGGTATTGACCGCCCTGATAAAAATAATCATATTCTTTACTGTAAATCAGTTGGTCAGGCGACATGCTGCTGCCTTTATAAATTTCTACAATAGGTTTTGTGCTTGGCTCAGAAAGCTCTAACCAGAACTGTAAATTCGTCAGGTTGAACCCCTTTGGGTCGTCAACTGTAAATTTAGTTGCCATAGAATTTGGCAGACTGGTATCTTCTTCTCCAATCACGTACCAGGCAAATCCTTCACTATAACTCAAAGTTGAGTTTTCAAAATCCTTGATTTCCTCAGGATCAAAGCTCGTGCGCTGAATTTGTTGAACCGCTCTACGTCCCACTTCTGCACTGCCTGAGTGCTGTAAAGTTTTTGGGTAGTTGGCTGGCGCCACCGAGTTATAAGCTAAATTGAACCCCGTCTGGCGATGTGTATAATCCCATCTTAACAGACCTTCTCCTTCATTGGCCAAAGTCATTGACTGTGATGTGGAAGCGGAAGTGCTGGCATCGATTGTGAAGTTCAACGCCTGCTGATCCAACACCAAAACAGGACCCAAGTTCGTTACCATCTGCAATACATTTGATAAGGGAGATGCATTATCCCAACGATCATAAGCCAAAACTGCAACATAATAGGTCGTTTCGCCTTTCAATCCCGAAAGTTCCACCGTATTAGCTTCGCCCGCGGCAGAATTTGCAACGAGTTCGACTTTCATAGCCGACTCAAGATTATTTGCCGTCAGGGTGTTTTCGCTATAATACACTTCATAACGCAATGGCTTCCCATCGTCTTCATCTGTTGGTGTTGAAAAAGTAACAACAGCAAAATCATGCGCAGCAGACTCCAAAGCAAGGTCAGCGATCTGTGCGGGTGCGTGCCCTTCGTTGGCCTGCAAAGCCAAAGCAGCATCAATAGCCCCTGTTCCTAATTTACCAACAAACCCAGGGTTCAGATCATAAATTGAATGGGTCGCCGTTTTAAGGTGTGCCCACATGTCTTGTGGTGTAAAGTTTTCACTCCCATGCTCCGACAGCACCAAAGCGGCAATCCCCGACACGTGCGGACAAGCCATTGATGTTCCTTGCATAAAACCATAGTTATTACCTGGAAGTGTACTCAAAACACCATCCTCCTGCTTCAAGGAAGTGTCACCTCCTGGCGCAGAAACATCCACCCATGACCCATAATTACTGTAATAAGCACGAACATTCGCAGGGCCCGTAGAGGCTACGGTAAACACATTTTCATAATAACCTGGGTAAAATTCACCATCCGCATTCGAGTTTCCTGAAGCGAAAATAACGATTCCACCTTTCATTGGGCTGCCAGGATAATCTCCCGCCTCGGCAATGAAATAATCTATCGCATCCAAAACAGACTGCTCGTAAGCTCCAGGATTGATATACCCCCAGCTGTTCTGCGAAATGACAGCGCCATTATCAGCAGCATAAACATAAGATGCCGCTGTATTGGCGTAAGGACCTGTCAGGGTATGACAAGACATCATCAAGACACCATCATCATTACCACTACCACCAGCTACACCAGCAATACCGACACCGTTGTTGTTCACCGCCGCAACGGTTCCTGCAACGTGCGTACCGTGAGATTGTGCTACAATTTCACCCTGGTCATAGGCAAAGCTATAACCATGTACATCATCCACATAGCCATTGCCATCATCATCAATGCCGTTGCCAGGAATCTCTCCCTGATTTACCCACATGTTGGCGGCCAAATCATCATGGGCCACGTCGATGCCCTCATCATGAATGGAAACAATTACACGGCGATCACCAGTATTAATTTTCCAGGCTTCAAAAAGGTTGACATCTGCACCAGCGGTCCAGTTGTCTTTGCTGCCATCGTTGCTATAATGCCACTGGCGAGCAAGGTGAGGGTCATTTGTAGGCAAGCTTCCATCGGTATTCGTTACCGCTGAAGAAGGAAGTATTTGCACAGTACCTGGCTCAATAAGTTGCTTCTCAAGGATCGGCTCGGCCATCTCAACAGAAGCTACTGAACTGAAGGACTGACAAGCCATATCAACAGCTCCAGATACCTCAATTTGGTACCACAAGTGGAGGCCATGCTTTTTAAGCTTGTGTTCCGTTTTGGGGTTATAAGGGAACACCCGCTGCATATTATGCCCTTGAAGCGATTGGGCTACCTGATCGAAAGTAGAGATGCCAATTTTCGCCCCTGTGGCCTGATTCATCGGCTGGGCGGCAAGCATCTGAGCAACCTCAGGCTTAAATTTGATTCTGACAACGCCGTTGGCGATGCCGTTCTGGAAGGTTGCTGTCTGCTGGGAAAATCCAGCAGCGGGTATCAGCAACAACAACCAAAATAATAGTTGGTTAAGAAAGGATAAGCGTTTACGCATAAAAATAAATAGGTTGAGTTACTCCTGCCATCGCAGGAAAATAAAGGTTAGTGCCCTTTTTTCAGGGCTTTCAAAAGCTTTTTCAGGGCTTCGTTTTCTGCCGCTCTTTTTTCGATAAGCGAACGAATCTGATCGGCTTCTTTAGGTTTGGGTTTTTCTTTCATCATGAAGAAAGAAACAATAAGTAATTGGTTAAAACATTACAGCCGAAAGTCATCACTTTCATACTGAACCCCAATAATACCAATCCGTTGTCGGCAACAAAAAAAAAGCAGGAACATCATCTCCCTGCTTCATTTTTTTTGGTAACATCATCACTACAACACCACCTAACATATTATTTATCAATAATTTAACCTCGTAACACAATTCTATTTCTTCCGATTTTTATGGGAGAAAAAATCAGTCACCTTTCACATCATTTAAGCGTTCAGGCTGTTCATAGACCTGCAGAACAAGGGTGATTTTACACAAAACCTCACTTGCTCCCTGCTCAAAATCCACTACCCTACTTCATTCATCAATTGGCACAGATCGACATCCGCCCCAGAGACGCCAAGTTTTTTCCGCAAACGAAACCGTGCCATATCAATCGATTTTGGCGACTGGTGTGTAATGGCTGATATATCCTTAGAGCTCATGTTCAATTTCAGGAATGCGCATAACTTTCGTTCGTTATTACTCAGGTCTGGATATTTCCTCGCCAGATCTTCATAAAAGCCCACGTGCACCTGCTGAAAGTGCACCTCGAAAGATTGCCACAGGTCATCGCTGCTTGAGGACTGCAACTGATAGATAATATTCCGAATTTCTTTCTGCTCCACCTTATTGGCCTTTCGCTGAAGTTGAAGCAAGTCCTCAGAAACCTTATTGATCAGTTCATTTTTTTGCAGCAGGTTCATCACATTGGTCGTCAGCTCTTTATTTTTGTGCTCAATATCCTGCAACAATTTCTGGTTGTTTTCTTCCGCTTGCTGATGAAGCCAATCGGAATGTTCTTTATCAAGCAAAGCCAATTTGGTTTTTTTCCGCTGATATAAATAGAGCACCAGCATTAAAGCCAAAACAAGCACAATAATTACGCCCCCAAAATAAAGTCGATACAAATAGGCCTGATGTGCAGCTGCGGTGGCCTGCTGCTGTTGCCTGAATTCATATTCCTGAACCAGGGCATTGATTTTCTGACTCCGCTCATCGCCTTTAATTTGGGCATCGAGCTCATTAAACCTGGTCAGCTGATGAAAAGCTTCCTCATAATTCCCCTGAGCGGCGGCAATGTCCACCCACTCGTCGTAAATGGCCCGCATTTCATATTTCATCCCCAAAGATTCACTGATTTGCTGCGCTTCCTTGAGGCATTCAAAAGCCTTGGACTCTTCCCCTCGCTGAAGGTAACAATGGCCCAAAATCAGTAAGGTGGTCGGCAATGTAAAGAGCTGCCCCTGTTCCCGTTTAATTTTTAGCGCATCATTGAGGTATTCGAAAGCTTTGTCATAATCGCCAAGCGTTACATAATGATTGCCAATATTGTGCAAATTATTGGCCAGCAACAGGTGAAAATCATTCGTTCGGGAAATGGAGGCTGATTTCTCATAACTGGCCAGTGCATCTTCCGCTTTACCCTGCCCCCGCAAAGAAGCCCCGAGATTAAGATACAGTTTGGCGAGCATTTCAAGGTTCACCCCATCTTCGGCACTTTTGAGCAATTGAATCGCCTCATGAAAAAAGGGTTCCGCTTTCTGTGAAGCGCCGAGTCGTTCATAAACAAGACCAAGGTTATTATTGACGATCGAACTGAAATAGGTGGAGGTATCTGCATGGAGCTCAAAGTAATTTCTCGACCTCAGGTAATAATCCGCCGCAAGACGATAGTTTCCTTCGTGAAATTGCAGCGTACCGAGGGTCAGGTTCAATTTTGCTTTTACAAAAAGGTCATCGATATGCTCGGTGAGTTGCTGTGCTTCACCCGCAAAAAAATTTGCCCTGCTGATATTTGTCCTGCGAAACTGCTCAATCAGATCGATATAGATGGCCGCTTTCTCGCTGTCGGTTTTCACCAGCTCCAATTGGGTTTGGAGGCTATCCACATCAAGGTTTTTAGGGGCTCCAAAAACAGCTGCAGGCAGAAGGCAACAGGAAAGAAGAAGGATCAGTCGCATAAGGTTAATGAAATAATATTGGGCAAAAGTGGGTATATAAAGAATAATACCACAATACAAACATTAAATAACCTCTTTTTTAGCTGAAATAAAAGCAAAAATCGGGTAGATGGCTGGTGAAAGAAAATTTCCTCTTTCACCAGTACACCTCCCACACCACCCTGCATACGGATCCGTACAGGGCGGTTTCTTGTCTTGAAATTATTAACCTCAATGACTTTCATTTCCTGTCGTTATCTTTCGGCATAAACACTCTTACCTATTTTCGGATTCCGTCCTATCTTCCAGTAAGGAGTCCCTTTCGGGCATCTGCTATCATCTGCTTTACAGTAACTTTCAGTTGAAAATCTGACAAGATTCAGTCCTTCCATAGATTGTGAGACCTCTGTAGTTCTTACAGCTCATTGCCTCTATGTACTATGACCTCTGCTGACTTCTCGCAATAAACCTTTTTCGACCAGGTATTACTGTCTGCGAGACCTCCCGCGGTAAGACGACTTAACTTTCTCTCCATCTACCTGCACCATTTACAGCATTGCCTTCCGAGTAGTTTTGGACTTCGTTTTGTTTGGCAAACTTATCCAGACAACACTGCCTCATGATGTTCGTGTCCCTCAGGCCAGAGATTTGCATACAGCTTCCTTCAGATTATACCTCACGGTAAACACCCTTGCCTTCTGCTATGTGGTTGGCACTACTAACCCCCACTACGGACTTGCACCGATTAGTTAATCGCCATGCACGGCGCACCAAAAAAAGCTAAGCAGGAAATCCCCACTTAGCTTTATTATTCATTGATTGTCTGCAATTTACATTGATGCTATTTCACAGCAATCACTACTTTATCTTTCAAAACTACTTTAACGAACAACTGACCAGTTGATTCATTAAAGAAGGCACCACCCTTGTCTTGCCATTTTTGTTCAGACTTTTGAACCTTCACTTTTTGGCCGTTGACCATCACTTTTTTGTGGTTTGGTGCATGGTGAACAAGCACGGTAATGGCTCTTTCTGATGGGGCATTTTCAAATCCTTTTCCTGTTTTTTCTACGGCAATGGTCAATCCCTTCTCGTTGGTATTGGCCTCAAATTTCAACAGGTCAAAGTTTCCTTTTTCAAGTGCATCTTTGCTGTGGCCGTCGTCATCATACATTTGGCCTTTCGCTTCTTTCACCGAAGCATCGGCATAATAATGCAAGGTCAAATCTTTGGTGGAATACTCCTTGGTGGTTTGGTAAACTGGTGCCATCGGAATGAAAGCACCCGCTTTTACCATTACAGGCAAATGCTTAATATCAGACTTGATCGTTACCTCTTTTCCTCCTTCATAAACTTTGTCGTTATGGAAATCAATCCACTGATGACCTTTTGGCAAGTAGAACGTTTTACTTGTCGCCCCTTTTTCTTTCACTGGCGCTACCAAGAAATCATCTCCCCACATGTAAGCGTCGGTGTAGTCAATTAGCTGATCGTTATCTTCTTCAAAAAACAACGGACGCATCAACGGCATTCCCGTAGTGGTGTTTTCGTAGGCAAGTGTGTAGTTATAAGGCATCATTTCATAACGCAGGCGAATGAAATCACGGGCGATAGACATGGTTTCTTTGTCCCAGTACACTGGCTCAGCAGGCACTTCTTCCTGTGCGTGTGTGCGGTAGATTGGGTTGAACACACCATAGGACAACCATCTCAAATACAATTCTGCATCTTTAGTAGTACCCGCAAAACCACCCAAATCAGAGGACATATATGCCGCACCTTGCAATCCCATACTCAAGGAAATCTCTACCTGAGGATACAAGCCACCCCAGGAACGGGAAACATCTCCCGACCAAGGCACCATGCCGTAACGCTGTGAACCTACAAAACCTGAACGCATCAGAATCAACGGACGCGTATTTGGAAAATCTTTGGCAAAACCATCATAGATCATTTTTGCCCACTCATGACCATATACATTGTGTACCTCGTCAGCAGAACCATTCACGTGCTGCAAAGCCGAAGGGTGAACTTCTGGCTCGCCCAAATCGCCCCACCAGCCGCCAACTCCGCTTTCGGTATGGTGCTTATAAATTTTCCAGAACCAGTCTTGTGCCTTTGGCTTGAAAATATCAATCAGGCCTGTATTGCCGAAAAAGAAATCAAATTTGAATGCACTGCCAAGGCTGTCGGTGCCCAACACTTTATTTTCGACCGCACTGTCCCAGGTTTTACAACCGTTCAGAATAAATGGCTCAGTAATTAGAATCGTTTTTACCCCCTGCTCATTTAAATTGGCCATCATTTTTTCTGGCTGAGGGAAGTTAGGTTTGTACCAGTCCAGGTTGCCCATGTGGCCTTTCAAATCTGGCCCCTGCCAGTAAAGGTCAATCACGATTCCATCCAATGGGATGCTGTCCTGTTGGTATTTGGCAACGGTAGTCTCTACTTCTTCCTGCGTATGGTAGCCCATACGCGAGGCAATATTCCCCAGCGTCCAACGTGCAGGTAATGGATTGCGCCCAGTCAAAGCGGTGAAATTATTCATCAGCGTTGGGTAATCGTGTCCGCTGACCACAAAGTAAGACATATTCCCACTCACGGCTTCAAAAGACATCACCTCTTTATCCGTCGCGCCAAGGTCCATAAATCCTTTGGCACCATTGTCAAAAATCAGCGCGTATTTGTTCGTCGATACCAACATAGGCATCGAGTAGTACATTAAATCTGCATGTTTTTCATAACCATAAGAGGCTTTATTATACAGCTCCAAACGGTGTCCACGACGATTCATGCCCA is a window from the Persicobacter psychrovividus genome containing:
- a CDS encoding DUF4421 family protein — translated: MITSTLYGQYLKDTQIGEAMGIYDHDKWDGYDSLYVMDYSEEWTLRAISTYKNNRFGIISKDIEGDLHRLVFSPVAPYSIGVGLNHNWLGVNLSLTMPLGPQEKNETFSQIDLIGRYYTKAIGFEGRAQYFQGHYADVRPIQGAPINLDNAPKLNTMLVSVNATYVFNQKTYSYMANSAQTQWQKKSAGSWLLGGFSTFQHYWNHKDNTLLDKRKLNLDQSQYFTLGLTGGYGYTWVYKSHWFAGFSAMAGVGGNYINLQTLAKNQNDEVMYKPSIMTVSRLFVGYNNADFFVVINATTEANYIFINSYSSNMIQGYVRLSVGKRFAWKAKNKVLHEIGLD